The Euwallacea similis isolate ESF13 chromosome 18, ESF131.1, whole genome shotgun sequence genome contains a region encoding:
- the LOC136414832 gene encoding uncharacterized protein produces MAYECSGECIAMTPLTVQKRCVLLSSTQDAPETNGAPGTNEYWLLDASKEASIITLVEMWGQWLKSWVVTALILGPFFYQSTASVIRKLHLQAITNCKDSKNYSMDWGDFTFEPGPKTNDFLFGIRVIVLKQITHFGMEFNLWKCESESWDSCEYFLQGYKIDNMCPYLLEKDQFWSTFVQGVVPPVMCPIKPALYKANKVPLFTDYWTFLPVQQRFIRARLLGFDGNETVSCVDVEVSFKRENHA; encoded by the exons ATGGCCTACGAGTGTAGTGGTGAATGTATCGCCATGACACCTTTGACTGTACAGAAACGATGCGTCCTTCTCTCGAGTACACAAGATGCCCCAGAAACCAATGGTGCCCCAGGTACCAATGAGTATTGGCTGCTAGATG CATCAAAAGAAGCATCGATTATAACGTTAGTTGAAATGTGGGGGCAATGGTTGAAATCATGGGTGGTTACTGCGCTTATTTTAGGTCCCTTCTTTTATCAAAGCACAGCATCCGTT ATCAGAAAGCTTCACCTCCAGGCAATAACCAACTGCAAggattctaaaaattactcCATGGATTGGGGTGATTTCACCTTCGAACCTGGTCCCAAGACCAACGATTTCTTGTTCGGCATAAGAGTCATCGTCCTAAAACAAATTACGCACTTTGGA ATGGAATTCAACCTTTGGAAATGTGAATCCGAAAGTTGGGACAGCTGTGAATATTTCTTGCAGGGCTATAAAATAGATAACATGTGTCCTTATCTGTTGGAAAAGGACCAATTTTGGTCCACATTTGTGCAAGGCGTCGTACCTCCTGTGATGTGTCCCATAAAACCG GCTCTATACAAAGCTAATAAAGTTCCATTGTTTACCGATTATTGGACATTTTTACCTGTCCAACAGCGATTTATAAGAGCTCGGTTGTTGGGCTTCGATGGAAACGAAACTGTGTCCTGTGTGGATGTTGAAGTCAGTTTTAAGCGTGAGAATCACGCATAA
- the Had1 gene encoding lambda-crystallin, with translation MSCPVPNRKIGIIGSGLIGRSWAMLFASQGYKVHIYDVLPEQIQAALSDIQEQLNTLEKSGLLRGKLTAEQQFACIKGITSLVDTVKDALFIQECVPEKLELKRKVWKGIDDIAGFDTIFSSSTSTFLPSTFSDHLTHKENIIVSHPINPPYYVPLVEIVPAPWTLPKVAKKTREIMEEIGQTPVSFSREIAGFAVNRIQYAILNETWHLVNDGVLDVKDIDKVMSDGLGMRYAFLGILETTHLNAEGFIKYCESYSKTMYSVSSGFKSTPKFEGPQVEEIAKQLEVDTPLDKLKARREWRDKCLTKLSELKKEMDKEWKEICQ, from the exons ATGTCGTGTCCGGTTCCtaatagaaaaattggaattatAGGCAG TGGCCTCATAGGAAGATCATGGGCAATGCTGTTTGCTTCCCAAGGATACAAAGTGCACATTTACGACGTCCTTCCTGAACAGATCCAGGCCGCCCTTAGTGACATCCAGGAGCAACTGAATACTTTGGAAAAGTCCGGTTTGCTCAGAGGCAAACTGACTGCTGAGCAGCAGTTCGCATGTATTAAAG GTATTACCAGCCTAGTAGATACTGTCAAGGACGCCCTATTTATTCAAGAATGCGTCCCAGAAAAGCTGGAGCTGAAACGTAAAGTATGGAAAGGTATAGATGACATTGCGGGATTCGACACCATATTCTCCAGTTCAACTTCAACATTTTTACCTTCAACTTTTAGCGACCATTTAACCCATAA AGAAAACATCATTGTATCCCATCCCATCAATCCACCATACTACGTTCCGTTAGTAGAGATTGTGCCTGCTCCATGGACTTTACCGAAAGTCGCGAAGAAGACCAGGGAAATTATGGAGGAAATTGGGCAAACCCCTGTGTCGTTTTCAAGGGAAATTGCCGGTTTCGCTGTCAACAGAATCCA ATATGCAATCTTGAATGAAACGTGGCACTTAGTCAACGATGGAGTTCTGGATGTCAAAGACATAGACAAAGTTATGTCTGACGGTCTCGGCATGCGCTACGCTTTTCTGGGCATTCTTGAGACCACCCACTTGAACGCTGAAGGTTTCATAAAATACTGTGAATCCTACTCCAAAACGATGTATTCGGTGAGCAGCGGCTTTAAATCTACACCAAAGTTTGAAGGCCCTCAAGTTGAAGAAATTGCTAAACAGTTGGAGGTCGATACTCCTTTAGATAAATTGAAGGCTAGAAGGGAGTGGAGGGATAAATGCCTTACGAAGTTAAGTGAGTTAAAGAAAGAGATGGATAAAGAATGGAAGGAAATTTGTCAATAG